The Xanthobacter flavus genome includes a window with the following:
- a CDS encoding TetR/AcrR family transcriptional regulator: MARTRAQDYEAKREAILHKSAELFAQYGYSGTSITMIADACGASKALLYHYYPDKEAVLFDILSTHLEQLIAGAEKAIAEAPEGGRIYAMSASLLDAYKDADAEHQVQIANLKLLNAERQEGLRALERRLVTLLADAIAEEVPSVGRGPMLKPVTMSAFGMLNWQYLWFREGKGLTRADYARLVTGLIKAGAEEALRGLSAPEAKAADIRVTDAKPAQPRAPARRRAAPAAAEAPRAATARRPAE; the protein is encoded by the coding sequence ATGGCTCGCACGCGCGCACAGGATTACGAGGCCAAACGGGAGGCCATCCTCCACAAATCGGCGGAGCTGTTTGCGCAATACGGCTATTCCGGCACCTCGATCACCATGATCGCCGACGCGTGCGGGGCCTCGAAGGCGCTGCTCTACCATTACTATCCAGACAAGGAGGCGGTGCTCTTCGACATCCTCTCCACCCATCTGGAGCAATTGATCGCAGGCGCCGAGAAAGCCATCGCCGAGGCGCCGGAGGGCGGGCGCATCTACGCCATGTCCGCCTCGCTGCTCGATGCCTACAAGGACGCCGACGCCGAGCATCAGGTGCAGATCGCCAATCTCAAGCTGCTCAACGCCGAGCGGCAGGAGGGTCTGCGCGCGCTGGAGCGCCGGCTGGTCACGCTGCTCGCCGACGCCATCGCAGAGGAGGTGCCCTCCGTGGGGCGCGGGCCGATGCTGAAGCCCGTCACCATGTCCGCCTTCGGCATGCTGAACTGGCAGTATCTGTGGTTTCGCGAGGGCAAGGGCCTGACGCGCGCGGACTATGCCCGCCTTGTCACCGGCCTCATCAAGGCGGGGGCGGAAGAGGCGCTGCGCGGCCTTTCCGCGCCGGAGGCGAAGGCGGCGGATATCCGGGTCACGGACGCCAAGCCGGCGCAGCCCCGCGCCCCCGCGCGCC
- a CDS encoding ABC transporter substrate-binding protein, with translation MDTPARLRPMLRAAALMLATFVAGPALTSAAFAADPIKIGSVVSATGPAAFLGDPEAKTLKLYVDELNKKGGLLGRPVELVLYDDGGDANKARTFATRLVEDDKVVAMVGGTSTGATMAMIPVFEEAGIPFVSLAGGIEIIEPVRAFVFKTPHTDKTACQKIFEDMKARGITKIGMISGTDGFGKSMRNQCLKVIGQYGIAVVADENYGATDSDMTPQLNKIKNTAGVEAVLNPGFGQGPAIVTRNYAQLGIKLPLYQSHGVASKSFIELAGPAAEGVRLPAPAILIGDKLAANDPQKPVVSEYKTSYEKATGQPVSTFGGYGYDGIQLVARAIESAKSSDPKKIRDALEATKGYVGVTGIYTFAPADHLGLGTDSFRMLVIRNGDWAIEAPAR, from the coding sequence ATGGATACGCCCGCACGCCTGCGGCCGATGCTGCGCGCGGCTGCCCTCATGCTCGCGACCTTTGTCGCCGGCCCCGCCCTCACCAGCGCCGCCTTTGCCGCCGATCCCATCAAGATCGGCTCCGTGGTCTCCGCCACCGGGCCGGCCGCCTTCCTTGGCGATCCGGAAGCCAAGACGCTCAAGCTCTATGTGGACGAGCTGAACAAAAAGGGTGGCCTCCTCGGCCGGCCCGTCGAGCTGGTGCTCTATGACGACGGCGGCGACGCCAACAAGGCGCGCACCTTCGCCACCCGCCTCGTGGAGGACGACAAGGTCGTCGCCATGGTCGGGGGCACCTCCACCGGCGCCACCATGGCCATGATCCCGGTGTTCGAGGAAGCCGGCATTCCCTTCGTCTCGCTCGCCGGCGGCATCGAGATCATCGAGCCGGTGCGCGCCTTCGTCTTCAAGACGCCGCACACCGACAAGACCGCCTGCCAGAAGATCTTCGAGGACATGAAGGCGCGCGGCATCACCAAGATCGGGATGATCTCGGGCACGGACGGCTTCGGCAAGTCCATGCGCAACCAGTGCCTGAAGGTGATCGGCCAGTACGGCATCGCCGTCGTCGCCGACGAGAATTACGGCGCCACCGATTCCGACATGACGCCCCAGCTCAACAAGATCAAGAACACCGCGGGCGTCGAGGCCGTGCTCAATCCCGGCTTCGGCCAGGGCCCGGCCATTGTGACGCGCAACTATGCGCAGCTCGGCATCAAGCTGCCGCTCTACCAGAGCCACGGCGTCGCTTCGAAGAGCTTCATCGAGCTGGCCGGCCCGGCCGCCGAGGGCGTGCGCCTGCCCGCCCCGGCCATCCTCATCGGCGACAAGCTGGCGGCCAACGACCCGCAGAAGCCGGTGGTTTCGGAATACAAGACCTCCTACGAGAAGGCCACGGGCCAGCCGGTCTCCACCTTCGGCGGCTACGGCTATGACGGCATCCAGCTGGTCGCCCGCGCCATCGAGAGCGCGAAGTCTTCTGACCCGAAGAAGATCCGCGACGCGCTGGAGGCCACCAAGGGCTATGTGGGGGTCACCGGCATCTACACCTTCGCCCCCGCCGACCATCTCGGCCTCGGCACGGATTCGTTCCGCATGCTGGTGATCCGCAACGGCGACTGGGCGATCGAAGCCCCGGCCCGCTGA
- a CDS encoding branched-chain amino acid ABC transporter permease, with translation MSEFLQLAFSGLTVGAIYALIALGFTLIYNASDVINFAQGDFVMIGGMGTVFLMAAGLALPVAALIAVVAAVLVGLLLHRLAIEPARGASPVTLIMITIGASIFIKGVSQIIFDKQFHSLPAFSGDTPIPVGGATILPQSLWVMGTALTLVVALYLFLEHTLVGKAVLATAANRLAAKLVGINVALVLALAFGLSAAMGALAGVVATPITLTRYDIGTLFTLKGFAAAMLGGMGNPVGAVVGGLLIGLIETFAAGYLSSTYKDAVAFLMILVVLLFMPRGLFGSRTVERV, from the coding sequence ATGTCCGAATTTCTCCAGCTCGCGTTCTCGGGCCTGACGGTTGGCGCCATTTATGCGCTCATCGCCCTCGGCTTCACGCTGATCTACAACGCCTCCGACGTGATCAACTTCGCCCAGGGCGATTTCGTCATGATCGGCGGCATGGGCACCGTCTTCCTCATGGCGGCGGGGCTCGCACTGCCGGTGGCGGCGCTGATCGCGGTCGTCGCCGCCGTGCTGGTCGGCCTGCTGCTGCACCGGCTCGCCATCGAGCCCGCGCGCGGCGCCTCGCCGGTGACGCTCATCATGATCACCATCGGCGCGTCCATCTTCATCAAGGGCGTGTCGCAGATCATCTTCGACAAGCAGTTCCACTCCCTGCCCGCCTTCTCGGGCGACACGCCAATTCCCGTCGGCGGCGCCACCATCCTGCCGCAGAGCCTGTGGGTCATGGGCACCGCGCTCACCCTCGTGGTCGCGCTCTATCTGTTCCTGGAGCACACTTTGGTGGGCAAGGCGGTGCTCGCAACCGCCGCCAACCGGCTGGCGGCGAAGCTCGTGGGCATCAATGTGGCCCTCGTGCTCGCCCTTGCCTTCGGCCTCTCGGCGGCCATGGGCGCGCTCGCCGGCGTGGTGGCGACGCCCATCACTTTGACCCGCTACGACATCGGCACCCTCTTCACCCTGAAGGGCTTCGCCGCGGCGATGCTGGGCGGCATGGGCAATCCGGTGGGCGCGGTGGTGGGTGGCCTCCTCATCGGCCTCATCGAGACCTTTGCGGCCGGCTACCTCTCCTCCACCTACAAGGACGCGGTGGCGTTCCTGATGATCCTCGTCGTGCTCCTGTTCATGCCGCGCGGTCTGTTCGGCAGCCGCACCGTGGAGCGCGTGTGA
- a CDS encoding branched-chain amino acid ABC transporter permease → MKAILRSRLTPLIALALIMALVPMIAPTSFHLRVAALVWIFSLAALGLTILMGYAGQVSLGHAGFLGIGAYAVAIGPARLGLDPLLCLLLGAVLSGVIAWLVGRPILKLKGYYLAIATLGFGVIVALILHSETELTGGPDGMSVSRITLFGWRVTGALNWYWVSAGALLIGALIALNIAASPTGRALRALHDSEVAAAGAGIDVSAKKLAAFVVAAVYAAVAGGLLAAMNGLITPEAASFSHSVEFVAMVIIGGLGSVFGTVLGAAFLVVLPQTLTAFQEYEQAVLGLLIMVFMIFLPQGIVPSLRALIEERLP, encoded by the coding sequence ATGAAGGCCATCCTGCGCTCGCGCCTCACCCCGCTCATTGCCCTCGCGCTCATCATGGCGCTGGTGCCGATGATCGCCCCCACCTCCTTTCACCTGCGCGTCGCCGCGCTGGTGTGGATATTCTCCCTCGCCGCCCTCGGCCTCACGATCCTAATGGGCTATGCGGGACAGGTGAGCCTCGGCCATGCCGGCTTCCTCGGCATCGGCGCCTATGCGGTGGCCATCGGCCCGGCGCGGCTCGGGCTCGATCCGCTGCTCTGCCTTCTGCTCGGCGCGGTGCTCTCGGGCGTCATCGCCTGGCTGGTGGGCCGACCCATCCTGAAGCTGAAGGGCTATTACCTCGCCATCGCCACCCTGGGCTTCGGCGTCATCGTCGCCCTGATCCTCCACAGCGAGACCGAGCTGACCGGCGGGCCGGACGGCATGTCCGTATCGCGCATCACCCTGTTCGGCTGGCGGGTGACTGGGGCGCTAAACTGGTACTGGGTCTCGGCCGGAGCGCTGCTCATCGGCGCGCTCATCGCCCTCAACATCGCCGCGAGCCCCACGGGGCGGGCGCTGCGCGCGCTGCACGACAGCGAGGTGGCGGCGGCCGGCGCGGGCATCGATGTTTCCGCCAAGAAGCTCGCTGCCTTCGTGGTGGCGGCGGTCTATGCGGCGGTGGCGGGCGGGCTGCTTGCCGCGATGAACGGCCTCATCACGCCGGAGGCGGCGAGCTTCTCCCATTCGGTGGAGTTCGTCGCCATGGTCATCATCGGCGGGCTCGGCTCGGTGTTCGGCACCGTGCTCGGCGCCGCCTTCCTGGTGGTGCTGCCGCAGACGCTCACCGCTTTCCAGGAATATGAGCAGGCGGTACTGGGCCTCCTCATCATGGTGTTCATGATCTTCCTGCCCCAGGGCATCGTGCCATCGCTGCGCGCGCTGATCGAGGAGCGCCTGCCGTGA
- a CDS encoding ABC transporter ATP-binding protein — translation MSTQTPLLDVSGIGISFGGLKAVDEVSFKVGAGEVFSIIGPNGAGKTTLFNLVTGIYRPSRGSVRLDGVDITAVPPHQRVVRGMARTFQNLQIFFRMTAVENVMVGCALSERTSFLADMLGLPSVFRQNRITREKALALLGRVGLADLADSPAGALPYGALKRLEIARALAADPRILLLDEPAAGCNAVETEAIDHLIAEIAKSGVAVVLIEHDMKLVMKISDRVLVLAHGRPLAEGPPRAVRENPQVIAAYLGDIGSREADRAHG, via the coding sequence GTGAGCACACAGACGCCCCTTCTCGACGTGAGTGGCATCGGCATCTCCTTCGGCGGCCTCAAGGCGGTGGATGAGGTGAGCTTCAAGGTCGGTGCCGGCGAGGTCTTCTCCATCATCGGGCCGAACGGGGCGGGCAAGACCACCCTGTTCAACCTCGTCACCGGCATCTACCGCCCCTCGCGCGGCAGCGTGCGGCTCGACGGCGTGGACATCACCGCCGTGCCGCCCCACCAGCGGGTGGTACGCGGCATGGCGCGGACCTTCCAGAACCTGCAGATCTTCTTCCGCATGACGGCGGTGGAGAATGTGATGGTGGGCTGCGCCCTCTCCGAGCGCACCTCCTTCCTCGCCGACATGCTCGGCCTGCCCTCCGTCTTCCGACAGAACCGGATCACGCGGGAGAAGGCGCTGGCGCTTCTGGGGCGCGTGGGGCTCGCCGACCTCGCCGATTCCCCCGCCGGCGCCCTCCCCTATGGCGCGCTGAAGCGCCTGGAAATCGCCCGCGCCCTCGCCGCCGATCCCCGGATCCTGCTGCTGGACGAGCCGGCGGCCGGCTGCAATGCGGTGGAGACGGAAGCCATCGACCACCTCATCGCCGAGATCGCGAAAAGCGGCGTCGCGGTGGTGCTGATCGAGCATGACATGAAGCTGGTGATGAAGATCTCCGACCGGGTGCTGGTGCTGGCCCACGGCCGCCCGCTGGCGGAGGGGCCACCGCGCGCCGTGCGTGAGAATCCGCAGGTCATCGCGGCCTACCTTGGGGACATCGGATCGCGGGAGGCGGATCGTGCTCACGGTTGA
- a CDS encoding ABC transporter ATP-binding protein, giving the protein MLTVEALSSSYGRIMALREVSLEVKAGEIVALVGSNGAGKTTLLRAISGVQPVRGGRIVFEGEAIERMEPHLRVVRGISQSPEGRQVFGPLSIEDNLKLGAYRRQDARRQARLDHVYGLFPVLAERRRTPAMSLSGGQQQMLAIGRALMAGPKLLLLDEPSLGLAPLLVDQILAAVTSLRDEGITTLLVEQNASAALAIADRGYVLETGHIAMEGTGAALLDDPKVRAAYLGI; this is encoded by the coding sequence GTGCTCACGGTTGAGGCTCTCTCCTCCTCCTACGGGCGCATCATGGCACTGCGCGAGGTGTCGCTGGAGGTGAAGGCCGGCGAGATCGTCGCCCTCGTCGGCTCCAACGGCGCCGGCAAGACGACGCTGCTGCGCGCCATCTCCGGCGTCCAGCCGGTGCGCGGCGGGCGCATCGTCTTCGAGGGCGAGGCCATCGAGCGCATGGAGCCGCACCTGCGGGTGGTGCGCGGCATCTCCCAATCGCCCGAGGGCCGGCAGGTGTTCGGCCCCCTGAGCATCGAGGACAATCTGAAGCTCGGCGCCTACCGGCGGCAGGATGCCAGGCGACAGGCGCGGCTCGATCACGTCTACGGCCTGTTCCCCGTGCTCGCCGAGCGGCGCAGGACGCCGGCCATGAGCCTGTCCGGCGGACAGCAGCAGATGCTCGCCATCGGCCGCGCGCTGATGGCGGGGCCGAAGCTGCTGCTGCTGGATGAGCCCTCCCTCGGCCTCGCGCCGCTCCTGGTGGACCAGATCCTTGCCGCCGTCACGTCCCTGCGCGACGAGGGGATCACCACGCTTCTGGTGGAGCAGAACGCCTCGGCCGCCCTCGCCATCGCAGACCGGGGGTACGTTCTGGAGACCGGCCACATCGCCATGGAAGGCACCGGCGCCGCGCTGCTCGACGACCCCAAGGTGCGCGCGGCCTATCTGGGCATCTAG
- the cydC gene encoding thiol reductant ABC exporter subunit CydC: protein MKDALRLLRLMAPHAGWMALAILVSALATLAHIALMATSGWFIAAMALAGATGASVNYFTPSAAIRAYAVVRTVGRYGERIVGHEATLKFVAALRPWFFARLIPLAPAALEDQRSGDLLARLKGDIDRLEFAFLRILSPVIAGVLVLGAGLAFLALHDAGMAVGIGTAALLAGLGLPLLVHRLGANAAREVTAGTAQLNALLVDHIEGRAELSIYDPDRRHRTALDETSDTLIAREHRLAGILGFAGAGVGLFAQLSLVLVLMIAAPRVLAGTLPAADLPMLALLALSLFEAVAPLPLAFQTLPSTLASARRIFGLIDRPPPVEEPATPQQVPEAGALAFAHAGLTYPGATAAALTDINLALTPGRRIGVVGASGSGKSSLVALALRFRAPGPGEVTFAGSSLAAFNSDALRRRMAVLAQHDHLFTATIRENLLIADPDASQGKLEAALERAGILAFVAAQPEGLDTFLGANGAKVSGGEARRLGLARALLKDAPILILDEPTEGLDGETERRVLDGLLGVGRDQSLLFITHRRAGLDAMDEIIVMDGGRIVARGASSAMAALLGSGTISGGIPEDTARSAGSGQGLEQAPP from the coding sequence ATGAAGGACGCACTGCGCCTCCTGCGCCTGATGGCGCCCCATGCCGGCTGGATGGCGCTGGCCATCCTCGTCTCCGCCCTCGCCACCCTCGCCCATATTGCGTTGATGGCCACCTCCGGCTGGTTCATCGCGGCCATGGCGCTGGCCGGCGCGACGGGGGCGAGCGTGAATTATTTCACCCCCTCGGCGGCTATCAGGGCCTATGCCGTGGTGCGCACCGTCGGGCGCTATGGCGAGCGGATCGTCGGTCATGAGGCGACGCTGAAGTTCGTGGCGGCGCTGCGGCCGTGGTTCTTCGCGCGGCTCATTCCGCTCGCCCCGGCGGCGCTGGAGGACCAGAGGTCCGGCGACCTGCTCGCCCGGCTCAAGGGCGATATCGACCGGCTGGAATTCGCCTTCCTGCGCATCCTTTCGCCGGTGATCGCCGGCGTGCTGGTGCTCGGCGCGGGCCTCGCGTTCCTTGCGCTCCATGATGCGGGCATGGCGGTGGGCATCGGCACTGCCGCACTCCTCGCGGGGCTCGGCCTGCCGCTTCTCGTTCACCGGCTCGGGGCGAACGCCGCGCGGGAGGTGACGGCCGGCACGGCGCAGCTCAACGCTCTGCTGGTGGATCATATCGAGGGGCGCGCCGAACTCTCCATCTATGATCCCGACCGCCGCCATCGTACCGCGCTGGATGAGACCAGCGACACGCTCATCGCCCGTGAACACCGGCTCGCCGGCATCCTCGGCTTCGCCGGCGCGGGCGTCGGCCTGTTCGCGCAACTGTCCCTCGTGCTGGTGCTGATGATCGCCGCGCCGCGGGTGCTGGCGGGCACGCTGCCGGCGGCCGACCTGCCCATGCTGGCGCTGCTCGCCCTCTCCCTGTTCGAGGCGGTGGCGCCGCTGCCGCTCGCCTTCCAGACCTTGCCTTCGACGCTTGCCTCTGCCCGCCGCATCTTCGGCCTTATCGACCGTCCGCCGCCGGTGGAGGAGCCAGCCACGCCGCAGCAGGTGCCCGAGGCCGGGGCGCTCGCGTTCGCCCATGCGGGGCTCACCTATCCCGGCGCGACCGCCGCGGCGCTGACGGACATCAATCTGGCGCTGACCCCCGGCCGGCGGATCGGCGTGGTTGGGGCGAGCGGATCGGGCAAATCGAGCCTCGTCGCGCTGGCACTCAGGTTCCGCGCCCCGGGACCGGGCGAGGTGACCTTCGCCGGTTCGAGCCTCGCCGCGTTCAATTCCGATGCCCTGCGCCGCCGCATGGCGGTGCTGGCGCAGCACGATCACCTGTTCACGGCGACCATCCGGGAGAATTTGCTGATCGCCGACCCCGATGCATCCCAAGGCAAGCTGGAGGCGGCGCTGGAGCGGGCGGGCATCCTCGCCTTCGTCGCGGCGCAGCCGGAGGGGCTCGATACCTTCCTCGGCGCCAACGGGGCGAAGGTGTCCGGCGGCGAGGCCCGGCGCCTCGGTCTGGCACGTGCCCTTCTGAAGGACGCGCCGATCCTGATTCTCGACGAACCCACCGAGGGGCTCGACGGCGAAACCGAGCGGCGCGTGCTGGACGGACTTCTCGGCGTGGGGCGCGATCAGTCGCTCCTGTTCATCACCCACCGCCGGGCCGGCCTCGACGCGATGGACGAGATCATCGTGATGGATGGCGGCCGCATCGTCGCGCGTGGGGCGTCGTCCGCGATGGCGGCGCTGCTCGGCTCCGGAACGATTTCGGGCGGCATCCCGGAGGATACCGCCCGATCAGCCGGCTCCGGTCAGGGCTTGGAGCAAGCCCCACCATGA
- the cydD gene encoding thiol reductant ABC exporter subunit CydD yields MNEGGVAIATDRKRLSAFLSGFRGTARADLGRSLAASAATGLLIIAQAFLVARIIDAVLFRREALSAHVFELAALVCAILLRFGAVWASEHFGFAAAAKVMRALRARLLDRVEAIGPVGLAEARTGELVAALADGVRAVEPYYSRYIPASVLAVMLPVAVLVAVFPFDWVSGLILLATAPFIPIFMILIGKGTEALNQKQWRRLARMSGHLLDAVQGLATLKAFNAADRMVAEVAAVADDYRRDTMAVLRVAFLSSAVLEFFATVSIALIAIFIGFRLLWGEMAFFPGLFVLLLAPEFYAPLRAMGTAYHARMEAIGAAERLVALEEMPALAESGGSAPTPGPEAISIRFENVSLTFPDGRVALEDVSFSVDPRKTVALVGPSGAGKSSILNLVLGFVRPTAGRVLVNGVPLAELDIAAVRRRMAYVPQRPRLFAGSLAANIAPGEAAPDPARLARAVADAGLADVVADLPGGLAAYVGEGGAGLSGGQAHRLAVARAFYRAAPLVVLDEPTAHLDRESEAAVQAALSRLLAGRTGLVAAHRLASVADADRIIVLARGRIVAEGTPADLLRHGVRDGDLVPDLASTIGEAEAAR; encoded by the coding sequence ATGAACGAGGGAGGGGTCGCTATCGCCACGGATCGCAAGCGCCTCTCCGCCTTCCTGTCGGGCTTTCGCGGCACCGCGCGGGCGGACCTCGGCCGATCCCTCGCGGCATCGGCGGCGACCGGGCTCCTCATCATCGCGCAGGCCTTTCTCGTCGCCCGCATCATCGATGCCGTGCTGTTCCGCCGGGAGGCGCTCTCCGCGCACGTCTTCGAGCTTGCCGCCCTCGTTTGCGCGATCCTGCTGCGCTTCGGCGCGGTCTGGGCGAGCGAGCATTTCGGCTTTGCCGCCGCGGCGAAGGTGATGCGCGCCCTGCGCGCCCGGCTCCTCGATCGCGTGGAGGCCATCGGCCCCGTGGGCCTCGCCGAGGCGCGCACCGGCGAACTGGTGGCGGCGCTGGCGGACGGCGTGCGCGCCGTCGAACCCTATTATTCCCGCTACATCCCGGCCTCGGTGCTGGCGGTGATGCTGCCGGTGGCGGTACTGGTCGCGGTGTTCCCGTTCGACTGGGTGTCCGGCCTCATCCTGCTGGCGACGGCGCCCTTCATCCCGATCTTCATGATCCTCATCGGCAAGGGCACCGAGGCGCTGAACCAGAAGCAGTGGCGCCGGCTGGCCCGCATGTCCGGGCACCTGCTTGATGCGGTGCAGGGGCTTGCGACGCTGAAGGCGTTCAACGCGGCCGACCGCATGGTGGCGGAGGTGGCGGCCGTCGCCGACGACTACCGGCGCGACACGATGGCGGTGCTGCGCGTCGCTTTCCTGTCATCGGCGGTGCTGGAATTCTTCGCCACCGTCTCCATCGCCCTCATCGCCATCTTCATCGGCTTCCGCCTGCTGTGGGGCGAGATGGCCTTCTTTCCCGGCCTGTTCGTGCTGCTGCTGGCGCCGGAATTCTATGCGCCGCTGCGCGCCATGGGCACCGCCTATCACGCCCGCATGGAGGCCATCGGCGCCGCCGAGCGCCTCGTCGCGCTGGAAGAGATGCCCGCCCTCGCCGAGAGCGGTGGCTCGGCGCCAACGCCCGGACCCGAGGCCATCTCCATCCGCTTCGAGAACGTCTCCCTCACCTTCCCGGACGGGCGCGTCGCGCTGGAGGATGTGAGCTTCTCGGTTGACCCGCGCAAGACGGTGGCGCTGGTCGGGCCTTCGGGCGCCGGAAAGTCTTCCATCCTCAACCTCGTGCTCGGCTTCGTGCGCCCCACCGCCGGCCGTGTGCTGGTGAACGGCGTGCCGCTGGCGGAACTGGACATTGCTGCCGTGCGGCGCCGCATGGCCTACGTGCCCCAGCGCCCACGCCTGTTCGCCGGATCGCTCGCCGCCAACATCGCCCCCGGCGAGGCCGCGCCGGATCCCGCGCGGCTGGCCCGGGCGGTGGCCGATGCCGGCCTCGCCGATGTGGTCGCCGACTTGCCCGGTGGCCTCGCGGCATACGTGGGTGAAGGCGGAGCAGGCCTGTCAGGCGGACAGGCCCACCGCCTCGCGGTCGCCCGCGCCTTCTACCGCGCCGCCCCGCTCGTGGTGCTGGATGAGCCCACCGCCCATCTCGACCGGGAGAGCGAGGCCGCCGTGCAGGCTGCCCTGTCGCGTCTCCTCGCCGGTCGCACCGGCCTCGTCGCCGCCCATCGCTTGGCGAGCGTGGCGGATGCCGACCGCATCATAGTGCTTGCGCGCGGGCGGATCGTCGCCGAAGGCACGCCGGCGGACCTCCTGCGCCATGGCGTGCGCGATGGCGATCTCGTGCCGGATTTGGCCTCCACCATCGGCGAAGCGGAGGCGGCTCGATGA
- a CDS encoding DUF4202 domain-containing protein, whose translation MTRDAIPAALLERAYAAIDAANAADPVRVDVDGRSVPAAVLYGQRMTQALARFRPDASDALRIAARGQHIERFTIPRETYPAGKAGYFRWRTELKNVHERRIAEILRGLGFAPDFAERVGKIVRKDRLKQDPDTQALEDVAVLVFLTHELDAFLLKHRPEPEKVAGILAKTWGKMSEEGHAAALALNLPHEVVDLLHQGLAARANGEDAEQPPA comes from the coding sequence ATGACGCGCGATGCGATTCCCGCCGCCTTGCTGGAGAGGGCCTACGCCGCCATCGATGCCGCCAACGCCGCCGATCCCGTTCGGGTGGATGTGGACGGCCGGAGCGTGCCGGCTGCGGTGCTCTACGGCCAGCGCATGACGCAGGCGCTGGCCCGCTTCCGGCCGGATGCCTCCGACGCGCTGAGGATCGCCGCGCGGGGCCAGCACATCGAGCGCTTCACCATCCCGCGCGAGACCTATCCGGCGGGCAAGGCCGGCTATTTCCGCTGGCGCACGGAGCTGAAGAACGTCCATGAGCGCCGCATCGCCGAGATCCTGCGCGGCCTTGGCTTCGCGCCGGACTTCGCCGAGCGCGTGGGCAAGATCGTCCGCAAGGACCGGCTGAAGCAGGATCCGGACACGCAGGCCCTGGAGGACGTGGCGGTGCTCGTCTTCCTCACCCACGAACTGGATGCCTTCCTGTTGAAGCATCGCCCGGAGCCGGAGAAGGTGGCCGGCATCCTCGCCAAGACCTGGGGGAAGATGTCCGAGGAAGGCCACGCCGCAGCTCTCGCCCTCAATCTGCCGCACGAGGTGGTGGACCTGCTCCATCAAGGCCTCGCCGCGCGGGCGAACGGGGAAGACGCGGAGCAGCCCCCCGCCTAG
- a CDS encoding CatB-related O-acetyltransferase, with protein sequence MNAGVQANIDASSAHAALAFEPPCLVTKHIRSEFPSRFGAFSMLHAAGHACWVEVGRYCSIAPGVTLGANEHDISRLSTSSSFENPTLYGWDRFVSGTDAPERHWFASSVKPVKIGHDVWIGQDAFVRSGVTIGNGAVIGALSCITRDVPAYAIVAGNPAQIVRYRFDPETIVRLERLRWWRFSLTDLVRFDIANLPDCLDALERAVELGTIEPYEPEWIPAAELA encoded by the coding sequence GTGAACGCGGGCGTGCAAGCCAACATCGATGCATCGAGCGCACATGCGGCGTTGGCGTTTGAGCCACCCTGTCTGGTGACCAAGCACATTCGGAGCGAGTTCCCGTCCCGCTTCGGTGCCTTTTCCATGCTGCACGCAGCGGGACATGCGTGCTGGGTGGAAGTGGGCCGATATTGCTCGATCGCGCCGGGCGTCACGCTGGGCGCCAATGAGCATGATATATCCCGGCTTTCGACCAGTTCGAGTTTTGAAAATCCGACGCTTTATGGTTGGGATCGTTTTGTATCCGGCACAGATGCTCCTGAGCGGCACTGGTTTGCCAGCAGCGTGAAGCCGGTGAAGATCGGCCATGACGTCTGGATCGGGCAGGATGCCTTCGTCCGCTCCGGGGTCACCATCGGGAACGGCGCGGTGATCGGTGCGCTCTCGTGCATCACGCGCGACGTCCCGGCCTATGCCATCGTCGCAGGCAATCCGGCGCAGATCGTGCGCTATCGGTTCGATCCGGAAACGATCGTCCGGCTCGAGCGTCTGCGTTGGTGGCGCTTCTCACTGACGGATCTCGTGCGCTTCGATATCGCCAATTTGCCGGACTGCCTCGATGCCTTGGAGAGGGCCGTGGAACTCGGAACGATCGAGCCCTATGAACCCGAGTGGATTCCGGCCGCCGAGCTGGCCTGA